In Cotesia glomerata isolate CgM1 linkage group LG1, MPM_Cglom_v2.3, whole genome shotgun sequence, one genomic interval encodes:
- the LOC123263042 gene encoding uncharacterized protein LOC123263042, translated as MKDFKSVKDCDGNRTRVQKKLILCNLKELYQSFKAQYNSVAIGFFKFASLRPTYCILAGSSGTHVVCVCTIHQNVKLMLEGCNFPKFVKNTDWVVESQPIYKNLLNKLVCNNPKESCFSRMCNSCPNNEEIADYFRVSFNESDVNEIQYKMWTSTDRCTIVNVTSDSEDFIETLVTQLDKLLKHDFIAKTQSRFFSDTKLNLKSGEFAVVFDFAENYAFVVRNDTIE; from the exons ATGAAAGATTTTAAATCTGTGAAGGATTGTGATGGAAATCGAACTAGGgtacaaaaaaagttgattctttgtaatttaaaagaattgtaCCAAAGCTTCAAAGCGCAATATAATTCAGTGGCAAtcggattttttaaattcgctAGTTTGAGGCCTACTTATTGTATTCTTGCTGGAAGTAGTGGTACACATGTCGTATGTGTTTGTACTATTCatcaaaatgtaaaattgatgttagaaG gatgtaattttccaaaatttgtgaAAAACACCGATTGGGTTGTAGAATCTCAgccaatttacaaaaatttattaaataaattagtttgtaACAATCCAAAAGAATCGTGCTTTTCCAGAATGTGCAATAGTTGTccaaataatgaagaaatcgCTGATTATTTTCGTGTGTCGTTTAATGAATCTGATGTTAATGAAATCCAATATAAAATGTGGACATCAACAGACCGTTGTACTATTGTGAATGTTACTTCAGATTCCGAAGACTTCATCGAGACTTTAGTGACGCAACTTGATAAGCTTTTGAAACATGATTTTATTGCGAAAACACAAAGTCGATTTTTTTCTGatacaaaactaaatttaaagagCGGGGAATTCGCCGTAGTATTTGACTTTGCGGAAAATTATGCATTCGTTGTGCGAAATGATACTATCGAATGA